In a genomic window of Pararge aegeria chromosome 7, ilParAegt1.1, whole genome shotgun sequence:
- the LOC120625424 gene encoding putative gamma-glutamylcyclotransferase CG2811 isoform X3, protein MTHLLGTIFIRTKIQTKIRTMNHKVFVYGTLKRNEPNHHWLTNPEHGIGKFITEGTTKTKYPLIIGTKYNIPFLLYSPGDGHYVRGEVYEVDDTMLSKLDILEDHPNYYVREIDDIIVNKSNNESTIDDLDDMVRK, encoded by the exons ATGACCCATCTACTGGGAACAATTTTTATAAGAACAAAAATCCAGACAAAAATTCGAACC ATGAACCACAAAGTGTTCGTGTACGGCACACTAAAACGTAATGAACCGAACCACCATTGGCTAACGAATCCAGAACATGGTATTGGTAAATTTATAACAGAGGGAACTACAAAGACTAAGTATCCATTGATTATTGGAACAAAGTACAACATTCCTTTCTTATTATACAGCCCTGGGGATGGGCATTATGTCAGAG GCGAGGTATACGAAGTAGATGATACTATGCTTTCCAAGTTAGATATATTAGAAGACCATCCCAATTATTATGTTAGAGAAATTGATGacataatagttaataaatc CAACAATGAGTCTACGATCGACGATCTGGATGATATGGTCCGGAAATAA
- the LOC120625424 gene encoding putative gamma-glutamylcyclotransferase CG2811 isoform X1, whose translation MTHLLGTIFIRTKIQTKIRTMNHKVFVYGTLKRNEPNHHWLTNPEHGIGKFITEGTTKTKYPLIIGTKYNIPFLLYSPGDGHYVRGEVYEVDDTMLSKLDILEDHPNYYVREIDDIIVNKSESSDRETVKCWVYFLKNFRPDLLSKEQFENYSSMGSHGLRYLERSKRDPNDNYYHEVKH comes from the exons ATGACCCATCTACTGGGAACAATTTTTATAAGAACAAAAATCCAGACAAAAATTCGAACC ATGAACCACAAAGTGTTCGTGTACGGCACACTAAAACGTAATGAACCGAACCACCATTGGCTAACGAATCCAGAACATGGTATTGGTAAATTTATAACAGAGGGAACTACAAAGACTAAGTATCCATTGATTATTGGAACAAAGTACAACATTCCTTTCTTATTATACAGCCCTGGGGATGGGCATTATGTCAGAG GCGAGGTATACGAAGTAGATGATACTATGCTTTCCAAGTTAGATATATTAGAAGACCATCCCAATTATTATGTTAGAGAAATTGATGacataatagttaataaatc AGAATCATCTGACCGAGAAACAGTCAAATGTTGGGTGTACTTCCTGAAGAACTTCAGGCCTGACTTGTTATCGAAAGAGCagtttgaaaactattcatcaaTGGGTTCCCACGGCCTACGCTATTTGGAAAGGTCTAAAAGAGATCCCAATGATAATTATTACCATGAAGTTAAACATTAA
- the LOC120624869 gene encoding uncharacterized protein LOC120624869 yields the protein MTEYDVDFLISLIEERPVLWDTSNEDYKNKFIKQDAWKDVCKSLFPNFEEKENNEKTKLGNSVIQRWRGIKDTFNKYEKKLKDASRSGSGSKNIKEYHLYKQLKFLKKNLQNETTTSIKDLENEPDNQEGSSKTRYQKQPPKRKMVNNNFEDDIVKILKETENRHISFFKGILPSLERLDDNKTLIFQSRVLQILTELHQPHGYYYPNSNYQGGYQTQHFATSQQTPLVRPQSSASYIPDQIDSPSNDFSTSSILSTLSTEEDFDFT from the exons atgacAGAGTACGacgttgattttttaatatcactgaTTGAGGAGCGCCCTGTTCTTTGGGACACTAGTAATgaagattataaaaacaaattcatcAAACAAGATGCTTGGAAGGACGTatgtaaaagtttatttccaaatttcgaggaaaaagaaaacaatgaaaaaactAAACTTG GTAATTCAGTAATACAAAGATGGAGGGGGATTAAGGATAcctttaataaatatgaaaagaaaCTCAAAGATGCAAGTAGGTCAGGGTCTggatcaaaaaatataaaagaataccatctgtacaaacaattaaaatttcttaagaaaaatttacaaaatgagACCACTACCAGTATAAAAGATTTAGAAAATGAGCCAGATAATCAAGAAGGTTCATCTAAAACACGTTACCAAAAGCAACCACCAAAAAGAAAGatggttaataataattttgaagatGATATTGTAAAGATTTTAAAGGAAACGGAGAATAGAcacatatctttttttaaaggtATTCTACCATCTCTTGAAAGGTTAGATGACAATAAAACACTAATCTTTCAGAGCAGAGTTCTTCAAATTTTAACAGAATTGCATCAACCTCACGGCTACTACTATCCGAATAGCAACTACCAGGGTGGCTATCAAACTCAACATTTCGCTACATCTCAACAAACGCCACTTGTACGTCCACAGTCATCTGCGAGTTACATACCAGATCAAATTGATTCACCTAGTAATGATTTTTCTACCTCAAGCATATTAAGCACACTTTCAACTGAAGAAGACTTTGATTTTACGTAA
- the LOC120625424 gene encoding putative gamma-glutamylcyclotransferase CG2811 isoform X2, which translates to MTHLLGTIFIRTKIQTKIRTMNHKVFVYGTLKRNEPNHHWLTNPEHGIGKFITEGTTKTKYPLIIGTKYNIPFLLYSPGDGHYVRGEVYEVDDTMLSKLDILEDHPNYYVREIDDIIVNKSESSDRETVKCWVYFLKNFRPDLLSKEQFENYSSMGSHGLRYLESNNESTIDDLDDMVRK; encoded by the exons ATGACCCATCTACTGGGAACAATTTTTATAAGAACAAAAATCCAGACAAAAATTCGAACC ATGAACCACAAAGTGTTCGTGTACGGCACACTAAAACGTAATGAACCGAACCACCATTGGCTAACGAATCCAGAACATGGTATTGGTAAATTTATAACAGAGGGAACTACAAAGACTAAGTATCCATTGATTATTGGAACAAAGTACAACATTCCTTTCTTATTATACAGCCCTGGGGATGGGCATTATGTCAGAG GCGAGGTATACGAAGTAGATGATACTATGCTTTCCAAGTTAGATATATTAGAAGACCATCCCAATTATTATGTTAGAGAAATTGATGacataatagttaataaatc AGAATCATCTGACCGAGAAACAGTCAAATGTTGGGTGTACTTCCTGAAGAACTTCAGGCCTGACTTGTTATCGAAAGAGCagtttgaaaactattcatcaaTGGGTTCCCACGGCCTACGCTATTTGGAAAG CAACAATGAGTCTACGATCGACGATCTGGATGATATGGTCCGGAAATAA